One Frankia alni ACN14a DNA window includes the following coding sequences:
- a CDS encoding cytochrome C, producing MRALGAVTAFCAVLLVGAGVVGRQTADGRWGYVVVIVLAALAAVLAARLIPGRHHGAVELDCPRCRGEGQAFYGRGRETYRRRCRVCHGRGSVRHGQASAIRWPVPETAGDPPTLPLAEPEMSTSAR from the coding sequence ATGCGAGCTCTGGGTGCGGTAACCGCGTTCTGTGCCGTCCTGCTCGTCGGGGCCGGCGTCGTCGGCCGGCAGACCGCGGACGGTCGGTGGGGTTACGTGGTGGTGATCGTCCTCGCCGCGTTGGCGGCCGTTCTCGCCGCGCGCCTGATTCCCGGTCGCCACCATGGCGCGGTCGAGCTGGACTGCCCGCGCTGCCGCGGCGAGGGGCAGGCCTTCTACGGCCGGGGCCGCGAGACCTACCGGCGCCGCTGCCGCGTCTGCCACGGCCGGGGCTCGGTGCGACACGGCCAGGCGAGTGCGATCCGTTGGCCGGTTCCGGAGACGGCCGGGGACCCGCCCACCCTGCCGCTGGCGGAACCGGAGATGAGCACGTCGGCACGCTGA
- a CDS encoding DUF5134 domain-containing protein, producing MRPGVRHLPTAAVTHHHSAALSPQQLPTAVALVAAVAMGIVALFHATRIVTDEGRAHHVPAFVRQVLRGRAAAFVPVEIGHTIVAAGMAIMFVGPSGVASSGAFALTYLALAGVFLVLVLTNPACCEPARWSCCSMLVVEALAMACMARAGRWPVGDLGDLGDLSGWFAVVFSVAAVAAVGGPLLRRVRPAWDVAPAPITPAASRLIMACGMLLMLV from the coding sequence GTGCGGCCGGGCGTCCGGCACCTGCCAACCGCCGCGGTGACGCACCACCACTCCGCGGCGCTGTCCCCGCAACAGCTTCCGACGGCCGTGGCGCTCGTCGCCGCCGTCGCCATGGGCATCGTCGCGTTGTTCCACGCCACCCGGATCGTCACCGACGAGGGCCGGGCGCACCACGTCCCCGCGTTCGTCCGCCAGGTGCTGCGGGGTCGGGCGGCCGCGTTCGTGCCGGTCGAGATCGGCCACACGATCGTCGCGGCGGGAATGGCGATCATGTTCGTCGGTCCCTCCGGGGTGGCGTCCTCGGGGGCGTTCGCGCTGACCTATCTCGCCCTCGCCGGGGTGTTCCTCGTCCTCGTCCTGACGAACCCCGCCTGCTGCGAGCCGGCTCGCTGGTCGTGCTGTTCGATGCTCGTCGTCGAGGCGCTGGCGATGGCGTGCATGGCCCGCGCGGGCCGGTGGCCGGTGGGCGACCTCGGTGACCTCGGTGACCTGTCCGGCTGGTTCGCCGTCGTCTTCTCCGTCGCGGCGGTCGCGGCCGTCGGCGGCCCGCTGCTGCGCCGGGTTCGGCCGGCCTGGGACGTCGCCCCCGCCCCGATCACCCCCGCCGCGTCTCGGCTGATCATGGCCTGCGGGATGCTGCTCATGCTGGTCTGA
- the pruA gene encoding L-glutamate gamma-semialdehyde dehydrogenase yields the protein MAAGVVAGSVPVADNEPVRTYAPGSAQRAGLRRALLRLGGDHLDLTNTIGGHSRPGGGAPRDVVQPHAYRRVLGTLRESTHADAAAAVAAAKLAAGPWRDLGFTGRAAVFLRAADALAGPWRDTLNAATMLGQSKTCQQAEIDAACELIDFWRFNVMFAAELHEAQPRSAAGEWNRLDLRPLEGFVYAVTPFNFTAIAGNLPTAPALMGNTVVWKPAPTQALAAHFLMRLLEAAGLPPGVINLVGGSGEPVSDVVFSDPDLAGVHFTGSAAVFTRLWRAVADNLDGYRSYPRIVGETGGKDFVVAHPSADVDVLRTALVRGAFEYSGQKCSAASRAYVPASLWRRMDAELAAATEALSVGDVNDFDHFTGAVIDARAYTRLAAACTRAASDATVTVLAGAQCDDAVGWFVRPTILVGTDPGREWFTRELFGPILSVHVYDDSRPGAWDDVLHLVDATSPYALTGAVIATDRAAIARAEDVLRFAAGNFYINDKPTGAVVGRQPFGGARRSGTDDKAGSAQNLLRWVSSRVVKENLCPPVVHDHPHMGGGGVASGLVATARAAGRVAAAGGAGAGGAGTGGGGGVGRAPGSDGSDGSDGADPPADTRGGCP from the coding sequence GTGGCGGCAGGAGTGGTCGCAGGGTCGGTGCCCGTGGCCGACAACGAACCGGTCCGCACCTATGCCCCCGGCTCGGCGCAGCGCGCCGGGCTACGCCGGGCCCTGCTCCGGCTGGGTGGTGACCACCTCGACCTGACCAACACCATCGGAGGGCACAGCCGCCCGGGTGGCGGGGCGCCGCGTGACGTCGTCCAGCCGCACGCGTACCGCCGGGTGCTCGGCACGCTGCGGGAGAGCACCCACGCCGACGCGGCCGCCGCCGTCGCCGCGGCGAAACTGGCCGCGGGGCCCTGGCGCGACCTGGGCTTCACCGGCCGGGCCGCGGTGTTCCTGCGCGCCGCCGACGCGCTCGCCGGCCCCTGGCGCGACACCCTGAACGCCGCCACCATGCTCGGCCAGTCGAAGACCTGCCAGCAGGCCGAGATCGACGCCGCCTGCGAGCTGATCGACTTCTGGCGGTTCAACGTGATGTTCGCCGCCGAACTGCACGAGGCCCAGCCGCGCAGCGCCGCCGGCGAGTGGAACCGGCTCGACCTGCGTCCGCTGGAGGGGTTCGTCTACGCGGTCACGCCGTTCAACTTCACCGCCATCGCCGGGAACCTGCCGACCGCGCCCGCGCTCATGGGCAACACCGTCGTCTGGAAACCGGCGCCGACCCAGGCGCTCGCCGCGCACTTCCTCATGCGGCTGCTGGAGGCGGCCGGCCTGCCGCCCGGGGTCATCAACCTCGTCGGCGGCTCGGGGGAGCCGGTCAGCGACGTCGTGTTCTCCGACCCCGACCTCGCCGGCGTGCACTTCACCGGCTCCGCCGCCGTGTTCACCCGGCTGTGGCGGGCCGTCGCGGACAACCTCGACGGCTACCGGTCCTACCCGCGGATCGTGGGGGAGACCGGCGGCAAGGACTTCGTCGTCGCGCATCCCTCGGCCGACGTCGACGTGCTGCGCACGGCGCTGGTCCGCGGTGCGTTCGAGTACAGCGGGCAGAAGTGCTCGGCGGCGTCGCGGGCGTACGTGCCGGCGAGCCTGTGGCGGCGGATGGACGCCGAGCTCGCTGCGGCCACCGAGGCCCTGTCCGTCGGCGACGTCAACGACTTCGACCACTTCACCGGCGCCGTCATCGACGCCCGGGCCTACACCCGGCTCGCCGCCGCCTGCACCCGCGCCGCCAGCGACGCCACCGTCACCGTGCTCGCGGGTGCCCAGTGCGACGACGCGGTCGGCTGGTTCGTGCGCCCGACGATCCTCGTCGGCACCGACCCCGGCCGGGAGTGGTTCACCCGCGAGCTGTTCGGCCCGATCCTGTCGGTCCACGTCTACGACGACTCCCGGCCGGGCGCCTGGGACGACGTCCTGCACCTGGTCGACGCCACGTCCCCCTACGCGCTGACCGGCGCGGTCATCGCCACCGACCGCGCCGCGATCGCCCGCGCCGAGGACGTGCTGCGCTTCGCCGCCGGCAACTTCTACATCAACGACAAACCGACCGGGGCGGTCGTCGGGCGCCAGCCGTTCGGCGGGGCGCGCCGCTCCGGGACCGACGACAAGGCCGGCTCCGCCCAGAACCTCCTGCGCTGGGTCAGCTCCCGGGTGGTCAAGGAGAACCTGTGCCCGCCGGTCGTGCACGATCACCCGCACATGGGCGGCGGCGGTGTCGCCTCGGGTCTCGTGGCGACGGCCCGGGCGGCCGGCCGCGTGGCGGCGGCGGGTGGGGCGGGTGCTGGTGGGGCGGGTACTGGCGGTGGTGGCGGCGTGGGCCGCGCTCCCGGCTCGGACGGCTCGGACGGCTCGGACGGTGCGGATCCGCCTGCTGACACGCGCGGCGGCTGTCCATGA
- a CDS encoding proline dehydrogenase family protein: MIRRLAPRLVGSPPVRAVLAHGPFAAGIIDRFVAGPTDADAVAATARLADLGLRASVDLLGEGVTRPDDALATVLAYLRLLDLADRAGIAAGLDVSVKLSALGQAVPRDGRKLSYENAAEVCARAAAVNATVTVDMEDHTTTDATLDTVVELRRDFPSVGAVLQAQLLRTEGDCRDLARAGSRVRLCKGAYREPADIVHRGRPSVRAAYARCLGILLAGPGYPMIATHDPALIGVAGRLAAELRRAPTTYEYQLLHGVRPGEQRRLAAGGATVRVYLPYGPDSVPYLTRRLVEKPANLLLAVRALGGRHGC, from the coding sequence GTGATCCGCCGCCTCGCTCCCCGTCTGGTCGGCAGCCCGCCCGTGCGCGCCGTACTCGCCCACGGTCCGTTCGCCGCCGGCATCATCGACCGGTTCGTCGCCGGCCCTACGGATGCCGACGCCGTCGCCGCGACCGCGCGGCTTGCCGATCTCGGCCTGCGGGCGTCGGTGGACCTGCTCGGCGAGGGGGTGACCCGGCCGGACGATGCGCTCGCCACGGTCCTGGCCTACCTGCGCCTGCTCGACCTGGCCGACCGGGCGGGCATCGCCGCGGGGCTCGACGTGTCGGTCAAGCTGTCCGCCCTCGGCCAGGCCGTGCCGCGCGACGGACGCAAGCTGTCCTACGAGAACGCCGCGGAAGTCTGCGCCCGGGCGGCGGCGGTGAACGCCACCGTCACCGTTGACATGGAGGACCACACCACCACCGATGCGACGCTGGACACGGTGGTCGAGCTGCGCCGGGACTTCCCCTCGGTCGGCGCGGTGCTGCAGGCCCAGCTCCTGCGCACCGAGGGCGACTGCCGCGACCTGGCCCGGGCCGGTTCGCGGGTGCGGCTGTGCAAGGGGGCCTACCGGGAGCCGGCCGACATCGTGCACCGCGGCCGGCCGTCCGTCCGCGCCGCCTACGCGCGTTGCCTGGGCATCCTGCTCGCCGGGCCGGGATACCCGATGATCGCCACCCATGACCCGGCGCTGATCGGCGTGGCCGGTCGGCTGGCCGCCGAGCTGCGGCGGGCGCCGACGACGTACGAGTACCAGCTCCTGCACGGGGTGCGGCCGGGCGAGCAGCGGCGGCTCGCGGCGGGTGGGGCGACGGTGCGGGTGTACCTGCCGTACGGGCCGGACAGCGTGCCCTACCTGACGCGGCGGCTCGTGGAGAAGCCCGCCAACCTGCTGCTGGCCGTGCGGGCGCTGGGTGGCCGGCACGGTTGCTGA
- a CDS encoding serine/threonine-protein kinase yields the protein MTAGIGDTVDRRVAGRYRLVAQLGAGAYGTVWQAFDEILGVTVAAKEVRLSPAASRENTARILARVEREARMVAKLRDHPNVVTVLDVVRHEGLPWIIMEFVPSVSLAEAIRLRGALPPGEAARIGVAVLAALVAAHQAGITHRDVKPANILVDEGGRVVLVDFGVAVHASEPTITEGPIGTLAYMAPEQFAGTRMLPASDLFSLGATLYYAVEGFSAFSRSTEAATIQAVLAEHPRLVRAPEPLASAILGFLNKDPERRLTDDAGLAALRAAETELRQSPQESDAASTTDGPSTPRASAAPDGAVRAQVEKPATDATGIVVHDRPGEPWVARPVQPDSVEATGSIRYREAPLRRAVGGALSAGALAAAVIPWILGPAIGLPAWAYVPAVLWSSFFGCWAAAFVCLLCRPDVLVLDETSLRYRRGAEEHVLPHQQVSGVRVHAGRIEVVLSDPTGAARYRGRSEPPQIDDAGVLLFCRVEDLSGVSDDTILAALRRFGYDSVV from the coding sequence GTCGACCGCAGGGTGGCTGGGCGGTATCGGCTCGTCGCGCAACTCGGCGCCGGTGCCTACGGAACGGTCTGGCAGGCATTCGATGAGATTCTCGGTGTCACCGTGGCGGCCAAGGAGGTGCGCCTGTCTCCGGCTGCTTCCCGTGAAAACACGGCGCGCATACTGGCCAGGGTCGAGCGGGAGGCGAGGATGGTCGCGAAACTTCGCGACCATCCGAACGTCGTCACCGTGCTGGACGTGGTTCGGCACGAGGGCCTGCCCTGGATAATCATGGAGTTCGTTCCGTCCGTCTCACTGGCGGAGGCGATCCGCCTACGCGGCGCATTACCGCCCGGCGAGGCCGCCCGGATCGGGGTCGCGGTGCTGGCCGCGCTCGTCGCCGCCCACCAGGCAGGGATCACCCATCGAGACGTCAAACCTGCGAACATTCTGGTCGACGAGGGCGGTCGCGTGGTGCTGGTCGATTTCGGGGTCGCCGTCCATGCCTCCGAACCGACCATCACGGAGGGGCCGATCGGGACGCTGGCCTACATGGCGCCGGAACAGTTCGCGGGTACCCGGATGCTGCCGGCGAGTGACCTTTTCTCACTGGGGGCGACCCTCTACTACGCGGTCGAGGGATTCTCAGCGTTCTCCCGCTCGACCGAAGCCGCTACGATCCAGGCTGTTCTCGCCGAACATCCCCGCCTCGTGCGGGCTCCCGAACCGCTGGCCAGCGCCATCCTGGGATTTCTGAACAAGGATCCGGAGCGCCGCCTGACCGACGATGCGGGGTTGGCGGCCCTGCGGGCCGCGGAAACCGAACTCCGGCAGTCGCCGCAGGAGTCCGACGCCGCGTCGACAACCGACGGCCCGTCGACACCCCGCGCGTCCGCAGCACCGGACGGCGCCGTCCGTGCGCAGGTGGAAAAGCCGGCGACCGACGCGACGGGCATCGTGGTGCACGACCGGCCGGGGGAGCCGTGGGTGGCTCGGCCGGTGCAGCCGGACTCGGTCGAGGCGACGGGGTCGATCCGGTATCGCGAGGCTCCGCTGCGCCGGGCCGTCGGCGGCGCTCTCTCGGCCGGAGCGCTCGCGGCAGCCGTCATCCCCTGGATCCTCGGACCGGCCATCGGTCTTCCCGCCTGGGCCTACGTACCGGCCGTCCTCTGGTCCAGTTTCTTCGGATGTTGGGCCGCCGCCTTTGTCTGTCTTCTCTGCCGACCCGACGTGCTCGTGCTCGACGAGACGTCGTTGCGGTACCGCCGTGGGGCCGAGGAACACGTCCTACCCCACCAGCAGGTCAGCGGCGTCCGCGTCCACGCCGGCCGCATCGAGGTCGTCCTGTCGGATCCGACCGGCGCGGCGCGCTATCGGGGTCGCTCGGAGCCGCCGCAGATCGACGACGCGGGCGTGCTGCTCTTCTGCAGAGTTGAGGATCTGTCCGGCGTGTCCGACGACACGATCCTCGCCGCATTGCGGAGATTCGGCTACGACTCCGTCGTCTGA